A single window of Candidatus Eisenbacteria bacterium DNA harbors:
- a CDS encoding DUF4288 domain-containing protein: RTNLARRCVAWENTVLVRARTREEAFRKAVALGRLSNGHEACDSDSKRRGAWRYEGLTELLPVYEKLEDGAEISWTEHSGRSVKKIKSLVKRKRDLGVFNDRE; encoded by the coding sequence ACAGGACAAATCTCGCGCGGCGGTGCGTGGCCTGGGAGAATACTGTCCTCGTTCGGGCACGGACGCGCGAGGAGGCCTTCCGCAAAGCCGTCGCGCTAGGTCGGCTGTCGAACGGGCACGAGGCATGTGATTCGGATTCCAAGCGGCGTGGGGCGTGGCGGTATGAGGGTCTCACCGAACTTCTGCCGGTCTATGAGAAGCTGGAGGACGGTGCTGAAATCTCCTGGACGGAGCACTCGGGTCGGAGCGTCAAGAAGATCAAGTCGCTGGTGAAGCGGAAGCGGGATCTCGGGGTGTTCAATGATCGTGAGTAG